The following nucleotide sequence is from Salvia splendens isolate huo1 chromosome 2, SspV2, whole genome shotgun sequence.
ATAGAGCAATTAATCTAGTCAAGGACTCAAGATCCAGTCACTATTAATTTATTAGCCCATACTCCCACTTTCTACTTTTATATTTAGGTAAAGAATAAAGTCCATAGgtcttttatatttatttaaaaatttaaatttacttCCACACATTAAaggttattattatttttatactaattaattatttagataaaacgAGAACCAAAAgctaataaaaatttaatgtgtagatcaaattaaatatttagtGTTTTTTGCAAATGCACTAGATCTATTTTAAACTTTACAGTATAGTTGACtgtgtaatttaattatttaatatttgtatcggtcgaaaatgaaataattaatgggACAGTAGATAGAAGTAATTTATTGCATAGCATAGCCGCCACTGGTGAAATCAACTTACTAGGTCCACCAATCACATTCGCTTTCTTAATAACTCATGGAGTATATCATATTTAAAATCATATGATTatctataaaaatataaatacagaATGTGATAGTAGTAATTAACTAAGTAATTAACAACTAACTGTGGACCAGAGAACGTATTTATATCTTCTATTGCCTAATAGTTCGTGCTCCATCCTCTATTACATAATTTACATACATGGACAAAGAACACATGGCAAGTTTGAGATTAAGATTTAAAGGTGTTAAAGCAAAGTAAGAAAAGTTTCAGTCTACCTTATTCACTTATTGTAAAGAATGAAAAATATAgagaagaaaatataatttcctAAATTGATAGAAGAATATTTGCAGATgagagtccggtcaaagatgtttatttcatcagaccaaagacgagtccggtcaaagatgtttatttcatcagaccaaagacgagtccggtcaaagaagtttacttcataagaccaaggaccaagtccggtcaaagaagtttacttcataagaccgaggacaagtacgatgaaattttttcgctaagctgtaaatacagtgttagaagcgaaaacaaaatttcatttttcaaatcttgttcggcatacaactcagctaccctacaaaatggcgttacgctattacaaaggactattctactgtccagggttgctgaagttaagccacctatctgcaaaatcctctggaagccgagttcggttgttccgagcagatgaagaataagcaggttgacgagatgctatcctcgacccaatgcctcttccccgagcccgagaagtcctaacacctcggcgatgaagagtctctgcaataatcatctgctgatcctgctcgctcatagtcacaactcctcggcgaatttcagtccgtccctgtcttgacgataccggttgctcctgagcccgttctcgtcttgacgtttccggctgttccggagttcgttgttgactggaagtaggattttgaacaagggaaccagaggcttgatctggagtgcgagcatctgttggcacgatatgccgaaggaatctttctatggaggggcgccgagaaagaacaatgtcgtaccgagaagcccagcgccgtaatgatttcacaacttgttggcaagccgagctctccagcgcatcgttcctccggagtacatgatattcctcccacagttcgtcaactcgactctgaacatctgatatggtcaatcccccgcgcacacggatgtaatcctcgtacgcagtcctctcagcaacggtcgtattcagctcgacctccagatccttcttatcggactctaagtccttattatcggcctccagcttcactaaacgagccagaagctcgtcattcttcgtctgatcggctatagctcttttctcagcttcgtctaaagccgaagagtacagccgtttccagtgaagtatctccatctccttgagtacaaagcagctatattagttcggcagctgtaccgagcagatagtaaaatacaacaggaataaaggcgagtacgaaaagctatacgaagacaagtgtagagaatttttcattcacaaggaaaatttttacactaggagggcttcaaggccattttacaaggaagaaactagactaagagaagggagacgaaatcatactccaacagcttcgtctccggctccttggtctggttcagcttctttctcctgagctcgcttcatcctcggtcctgctttctgcagaccaagtccggagttgtcgagctgatcgggacgagaacctggaggctatctttgcctccgtgggacccgtttcacccgcttcgacttacaacggagagggtgaggccgagccgctggagctggaggccgaagtcgagcgggccgggcatccggagaaggaagccgatcaggaggcggaggtgaggccggcaggaggcgaggccgaggctgaggtatccgcgaatttctgatgtgagtaaatgctggtagagaataaaaactacgacacaaagaatttacgtggttcgatttactgaagtaaatctacgtccacgggaagaagggagggctagattgtattgcttgatctgggattacagcttacaacacagacttgctatatgctattttatctctagagagcttaacccttttctatctgatctaagttctatttatacattgaactaaggtcgtggtttgcagccccactaacaagatcgtgggtgagcaataactgctcaataactgcttcgtaccactaaatagatcgtgggtatagcggaggtcgtggaggcctttcatgagtccactaactcctagttcggtcgaatgctgagaccgaactgctggactttaccgatcagctcttgccgatctgagaggagagcttgactggtcggcttttaccgagctgtaggctgagtccgaactctttggtcgtgccgaactctttggtgccgaacagatactctctggactttaccgatcagctcttgccgatctgagaggagagcttgactggtcggcttttaccgagctgtaggctaagtccgaactctttggtcgtgccgaactctttggtgccgaacagatactctttcttgggctctgggctgatgggccgtcactgttattgggcttgccattagggtttagttcgtaccccatcagtgGAACCCTGTAAATTTCTGTTAAAGATGGCGTCGACGGACTCATCTAAGATGAATGAATTTCTAGAAGATTATTTCCTCTTGTAAAATTGTGCGCATTGTGTCATTATCAGGTCAATCCAATAAAGATTCAATTTAGGCCTAATCCGAACCCGATTTGTTAATGAAACTCTCAATCTGAATACAAACTCAACTCGCTACCTTCAAACTGTAACCCAACCCATACACGACACAAACTCATTGATGACATGATATGATATAAGTTGACATGACACGGTAACAACTTTATAATGATCCGAACCTGATTTACAATTATAATCAGATATTACACGATAAGTActtaatttacacaattaaaccATAATATTACATGGTAAGTACTTTATCTACACGATTAAAATAACTTGAATCAGGCTACATTAAAATAATGACCGGCCCTAAATTCAACTAAGCtacattaaaattttctttatattgcttaatatttaaatatcatGTGTCATATGTTTATTTAaggggagtaataaataaaccCACCGGTCAATATAACACAACATTTGACTTGGTCAAACTTAAATAATTCCGCGTAACGTTAAAAGGAATTGCATCTATCTTCTAGCCCACACTATAAATCCATTTGTTATATGATGAGCTAAATAATCTTGCATCAAAATGATGAAAAAGCGTCTATCCAAGCGTATGTCAATTGCTCCCATAGACTCTCCCACTATTAATGCGTAAGTCCTCTCTTCCAAAATTATTGTAAATACTAAATACTAAATATGCTCATTCCATTTTGGAATTAATAACAATTTGAGTGGATGAAGAATTTCATGTTGTTGAAAATGATTGATTTTTTTCATAGACTTAGTGTCTAAAGCCAAATGTTTCAATCTGAGTTTTTTGGCGtgacctttaaatttaaattcatttatgTGATGACAGATTAGAAATGCAAGCCAATAGATCCTCCGCTGCCAACACCCCAAGCACCGCGACCCCGGCCGTGGGCGCACTAAAGACGAGCGTGCACGTGACAGCGCTAGACGGCATAGTGAACGTGAACTCCCTCTTCACGATGGCGATCTTCATCGGTTTCTCCCTCACGATCCCGGCCAACGCGTCGGCCGGGTCCCACCCCGAGTGCACGACGAGCGGGGAGACCGTGAGGCGCCTGATCGTGTTCGAAGTGACGTCGTTcagcttcttcctcttctcgTCGCTCTTAGCGCAGAGCCTGAAGCTGGCCATCAACCTCGTCAATAACATGGACGCCAACGACCCGCACAAGGCCGACATCGACCCCGACTACCTCAGGTACGGCCTCTTCGGGTCCGCGGTCGGGTCTGTTCTCGGCTGCACCTTCCTCATGCTCTCCATCGTCGACTTTATCCGGGTCAAGCTGGGGAGCTATTCGTGTGGCGGGGAGCCGGTTTACGCGGTCGTCACGTTGGTCGTTTTCGTCGGGGCTGGACTTATTGTGTACATCTCCACGGCTGTCTACGCCTCCTTCTTTGTGCAGGTCACAACCAGGAATAGTGAGAAGCCGCAGGACTAGACTAGACCTTATTTTTTCTAACTTCTTAATTAGGTTATATTGattgtattttatttacatCAATTTCTTTAATCAATGATAATGTAGTAGTCTTTAATTTTGGAGATGCCTAAGGTTTACGATTcaggcggttaaccgtgaaatcGTAACTGTGAGATTTAAATGCAACTGAAATTGCCACTTTTGGAATGgtgggccggttcaggttctaAAATTCTGAAACCCAACCGTGCCGGAACCGCAAAAAACCATGAAATCTAACCGGAACCGTAAAAAACCGCAGGAAAGCGTCGGCTCGAAACCGAACCGAACAataaaaaaccgccggttcagaaCCGAAATCTGAATCGGCAGTTTTCGAACCAGAACCGTAACTGCGAAATATGCTCAAGGTTCGATTACGGTTTGAGATTTTCCGGAACCAGAACTTTGGCTATCATTATCTATCAAACCTTTGTTTCAGGCTATCTAGCTCCTTATGTTGAATTTAATGTAATTGGTGTAGATAGGTGGTCTCTCAAAAACATAAAGTTTCTACCTTGGGGATTTAATGTAGTCCACATTACTCATTGTATTTTATTAAGCCGAGATCTGGCCTACTTGTGGATTTTACATTACTGCCTATGCTAGATATTTCAAACTGATGTTGGATACTAATCACTCagttataaaaaaatagacaCACTTATAAATAACACGGGTATTAATgtgcaattgataaagtaagagagaaagaaaggatTGTAGAAATAGTCTTAGTGGATTGTGatatccatattattagtagcaggtaattaattaaaaacttCTTATTTCAAACTTGATCTAATTTTGGGACGATGAAAATGAGAAAGTTGGTCTATTTTTTTCCGGACAAGAAAGTATTTGAAAAGAAACAACGTGCGGGGTATTTTCGTcagataaaaattaaaatcggtGTAGGGTAGTAGTAGTCCAAATTTGATGAAATTCCAAACTTGTCAACTTTAATCATCTTGGGTTAGGTAAAAAGATAACgaaacaaatattttatatattttatagtaataataatgcAAGTTTTGCGCAGCCATGTACCCCATGTCAgcttcattattttattaacgACGAAATATTCATTCTAATTA
It contains:
- the LOC121770641 gene encoding uncharacterized protein LOC121770641 — encoded protein: MMKKRLSKRMSIAPIDSPTINALEMQANRSSAANTPSTATPAVGALKTSVHVTALDGIVNVNSLFTMAIFIGFSLTIPANASAGSHPECTTSGETVRRLIVFEVTSFSFFLFSSLLAQSLKLAINLVNNMDANDPHKADIDPDYLRYGLFGSAVGSVLGCTFLMLSIVDFIRVKLGSYSCGGEPVYAVVTLVVFVGAGLIVYISTAVYASFFVQVTTRNSEKPQD